Proteins from a genomic interval of Desulfovibrio aminophilus DSM 12254:
- the fusA gene encoding elongation factor G, translating to MAHIDAGKTTTTERILFYTGVSHKIGEVHDGAATMDWMVQEQERGITITSAATTCFWKDYRINIIDTPGHVDFTMEVERSLRVLDGAVAVFDAVSGVQPQSETVWRQADRYRVPRMAFVNKMDRVGADFYRCLDMIKDRLGAKPVALQLPIGSEDNFVGVVDLLSGKTIIYDKPESLGMEFTVTDVPADMKAQYDKYRQELIDAVAEEDEALLEKYLGGEELTPEDIKLGVRKATVGLKICPVVCGTAFRNKGVQPLLDAVVDYLPSPLDVEVMTGTHADTGAEIQCPCEDDKPLAALAFKLMTDPFVGHLTFLRLYSGRIESGATVVNSGSGKKERIGRLLKMHANKREEIKEAYAGDIVAAVGLKTVSTGDTLADLKLPVMLESLDIPEPVIEVAIEPKTKADRDLLSQSLAKLTKEDPSFRVKGDEETGQTLIAGMGELHLEIIVDRLLREFNVNANVGAPRVAYRETITKPVKVDVRHVKQTGGRGQYAHVVLEVEPKSDGGYEFVDEIKGGIIPKEYIPPVDRGIQDALKNGVFAGFPLVDVRVKLVFGSFHDVDSSEQAFYVCGSMAIKEACQKASPVLLEPIMAVEVVTPEEYLGDVMGDLNGRRGRVNNLEARANAQVVSVNVPLSTMFGYATDLRSKTQGRATFTMQFDHYEQVPASIAEEVIKKK from the coding sequence ATGGCGCACATTGATGCCGGCAAGACCACCACGACCGAGCGCATCCTGTTCTACACCGGGGTGTCGCACAAGATCGGCGAGGTCCATGACGGCGCGGCCACCATGGACTGGATGGTTCAGGAGCAGGAACGCGGCATCACCATCACTTCCGCCGCCACCACGTGCTTCTGGAAAGACTACCGCATCAACATCATCGACACCCCCGGCCACGTCGACTTCACCATGGAGGTGGAGCGCTCCCTGCGTGTCCTGGACGGCGCGGTGGCCGTGTTCGACGCCGTTTCCGGCGTGCAGCCGCAGTCCGAGACGGTCTGGCGTCAGGCCGATCGCTACCGTGTGCCGCGCATGGCCTTCGTGAACAAGATGGACCGCGTGGGCGCGGATTTCTATCGCTGCCTGGACATGATCAAGGATCGGCTGGGCGCCAAGCCCGTGGCCCTGCAACTGCCGATCGGCAGTGAGGACAACTTCGTCGGCGTGGTGGACCTGCTCTCAGGGAAGACCATCATCTACGACAAGCCGGAGAGCCTGGGCATGGAGTTCACCGTCACGGACGTGCCGGCGGACATGAAGGCCCAGTACGACAAATACCGCCAGGAGCTGATCGACGCGGTGGCCGAGGAGGACGAGGCCCTGCTGGAGAAGTACCTGGGCGGCGAGGAACTCACGCCTGAAGACATCAAGCTCGGTGTGCGCAAGGCCACCGTCGGCCTGAAGATCTGCCCGGTGGTCTGCGGCACGGCCTTCCGCAACAAGGGGGTCCAGCCCCTGCTGGATGCCGTGGTGGACTATCTGCCGTCCCCCCTGGACGTGGAGGTCATGACCGGCACCCATGCCGACACCGGTGCGGAGATCCAGTGTCCCTGCGAGGACGACAAGCCTCTGGCGGCCCTGGCCTTCAAGCTCATGACCGACCCCTTCGTCGGCCACCTGACCTTCCTGCGCCTTTATTCCGGCCGCATCGAATCAGGCGCCACCGTGGTCAACTCGGGCTCCGGCAAGAAGGAGCGCATCGGCCGCCTGCTGAAGATGCACGCCAACAAGCGTGAGGAAATCAAGGAGGCCTACGCGGGCGACATCGTCGCCGCCGTGGGCCTGAAGACCGTCTCCACCGGCGACACCCTGGCCGACCTGAAGCTGCCGGTCATGCTGGAGTCCCTGGATATCCCCGAGCCGGTCATCGAAGTGGCCATCGAGCCCAAGACCAAGGCCGACCGCGATCTGCTCTCCCAGAGTCTGGCCAAGCTGACCAAGGAGGATCCCTCCTTCCGGGTCAAAGGCGACGAGGAGACCGGACAGACGCTCATCGCCGGAATGGGTGAGCTGCACCTTGAGATCATCGTCGACCGCCTGCTGCGCGAGTTCAACGTGAACGCCAATGTGGGTGCGCCCCGCGTGGCCTACCGCGAAACCATCACCAAGCCGGTGAAGGTGGATGTGCGGCACGTCAAGCAGACCGGCGGCCGCGGCCAGTACGCCCACGTGGTGCTGGAAGTGGAGCCCAAGAGCGACGGCGGTTACGAGTTCGTGGATGAGATCAAGGGCGGCATCATTCCCAAGGAATACATTCCCCCGGTCGACCGCGGCATCCAGGATGCCCTGAAGAACGGCGTATTCGCCGGTTTCCCCCTGGTCGACGTGCGGGTCAAGCTGGTCTTCGGCTCCTTCCACGATGTTGACTCCAGCGAGCAGGCCTTCTACGTCTGCGGCTCCATGGCCATCAAGGAGGCCTGTCAGAAGGCGTCCCCGGTGCTCCTGGAACCGATCATGGCGGTGGAGGTCGTGACGCCCGAGGAATACCTTGGTGACGTCATGGGTGACCTGAACGGCCGCCGCGGTCGCGTGAACAACCTGGAAGCCCGGGCCAACGCCCAGGTCGTCAGCGTCAACGTACCGTTGTCGACCATGTTCGGCTACGCCACGGACCTGCGGTCCAAGACCCAGGGCCGGGCCACCTTCACCATGCAGTTCGACCACTACGAGCAGGTGCCCGCGAGCATCGCCGAAGAGGTCATCAAGAAGAAGTGA
- the rpoB gene encoding DNA-directed RNA polymerase subunit beta: MGQLRKRFGKIADALTTPHLLELQTDSYKRFLQLEEAPASRGDYGLEGVFRSVFPIEDFNKTASLEYVSYEIGEPKYDMPECISKGLTYEAPIRIKVRLVVYDVDEESGNRTIRDIKEQEIYFGTLPLMTEKGTFIINGTERVIVNQLQRSPGIIFEHDSGKSHSSRKVLYSCRIIPMRGSWLDFDFDHKDILYVRIDRRRKMPATILLKAMGMSKSDILDYFYETEDYSFEDEKLFRTVREEQYRKEDAYADVQGADKVLVKKGQAITKAAWRRMVREGITRLEVDPASVLGLFLARDLTDAKTGEVLASAADELTADLIEKLRTAGVHEFSVLHTKGMDVSSSIRDTLLLDKTTDLEGAQIEIYKRLRPSSPPTPEIAASFFENLFRSADYYDLSSVGRYKLNSRLGLDQSIELRTLTNEDILKAIKMLTKLKDSHGPADDIDHLGNRRVRPVGELVENQYRIGLVRMERAIKERMSLQEVATLMPHDLINPKPVAAVLKEFFGTSQLSQFMDQTNPLSEVTHKRRLSALGPGGLTRERAGFEVRDVHASHYGRICPIETPEGPNIGLIVSLTTFAKVNDFGFIETPFRVVKENKVTNEVVYLDASREADEVVAQASVELNPDGSFVHDIITARTEGDVSMVPSTEVTLQDISPSQIVSVSAALIPFLEHDDANRALMGSNMQRQAVPLLRAEQPLVGTGVEADVARDSGACLLAAGDGVIHYADSERIIVNYDGNVAQNSGGAVHYELLKWHKSNQNSCFGQVPRVGLGQRVRKGDVLADGPAIRDGELALGKNLLVAFMPWCGYNYEDSILISERTVKEDTFTSIHIEEFEVVARDTKLGPEEITRDISNVSEEMLRNLDECGIIRLGARVKADDILVGKITPKGETQLTPEEKLLRAIFGDKARDVKNTSLKVPPGIEGTIVDVKVFNRRSGEKDERTQEIERYELDKFDMKELKHIAALTDQCREKIWLSVEGKEVDQALPGKKKGEVLLAAGKPMTREVLFDVPLKKLAGLFKDKDANEAVRNILADYDRQVKYIKTVYDVKREKVTEGDDLPPGVIKMVKVYVAVKRKLSVGDKMAGRHGNKGVVSCILPEEDMPFFANGKPVDIVLNPLGVPSRMNIGQIMETHLGWAGLELGRQLSQMLEDGEVYTKIRQDVKDVFDSPEISALVDSMNDEEFAQSVRSLKNGVVTKTPVFDGASEDEIWGWLTKAGLPDDGKVVLYDGRTGEPFHNRVTVGVMYMLKLHHLVDEKIHARSTGPYSLVTQQPLGGKAQFGGQRLGEMEVWALEAYGAAHLLQEFLTVKSDDVAGRVKMYEKIVKGDNFLEAGLPESFNVLVKELMSLGLDVNLVQDEKKKLQPSPRPSF, from the coding sequence ATGGGTCAGCTCAGAAAAAGATTCGGCAAGATTGCGGATGCGTTGACCACCCCCCACCTGCTGGAGCTCCAGACGGACTCCTACAAGCGGTTTCTCCAGTTGGAAGAGGCCCCGGCCAGTCGTGGCGACTACGGTCTGGAGGGCGTCTTCCGCTCCGTGTTCCCTATCGAGGATTTCAACAAGACGGCCAGCCTCGAGTACGTGAGCTACGAGATCGGTGAGCCCAAGTACGACATGCCCGAATGCATCTCCAAGGGCCTGACGTACGAGGCTCCCATCCGCATCAAGGTCCGGCTCGTGGTCTATGACGTGGATGAGGAGTCGGGAAACCGCACCATCCGCGACATCAAGGAGCAGGAGATCTATTTCGGCACGCTGCCGCTCATGACCGAGAAGGGCACCTTCATCATCAACGGCACGGAGCGGGTCATCGTCAACCAGCTCCAGCGTTCGCCCGGCATCATCTTCGAGCACGACTCGGGCAAGTCGCACTCCAGCCGCAAGGTTCTTTACTCTTGCCGCATCATCCCCATGCGCGGCTCCTGGCTGGATTTCGATTTCGACCACAAGGACATCCTCTACGTGCGCATCGACCGGCGCCGGAAGATGCCCGCCACGATCCTGCTCAAGGCCATGGGCATGTCCAAGTCCGACATCCTGGACTATTTCTACGAGACCGAGGACTACTCCTTCGAGGACGAGAAGCTCTTCCGCACCGTGCGCGAGGAGCAGTACCGCAAGGAGGACGCCTACGCCGACGTGCAGGGCGCGGACAAGGTTCTGGTGAAGAAGGGACAGGCCATCACCAAGGCCGCATGGCGCCGCATGGTCCGCGAGGGCATCACCCGCCTGGAGGTGGACCCCGCCTCCGTGCTCGGGCTGTTCCTGGCCCGCGACCTGACCGACGCCAAGACCGGCGAAGTGTTGGCCTCGGCCGCCGACGAGCTGACCGCCGACCTCATCGAGAAGCTGCGCACCGCCGGCGTGCATGAGTTCTCCGTGCTCCACACCAAGGGCATGGACGTGTCCTCCTCCATCCGCGACACCCTGCTCCTGGACAAGACCACGGACCTTGAGGGCGCCCAGATCGAGATCTACAAGCGTCTGCGTCCCAGTTCGCCGCCCACTCCCGAGATCGCGGCCAGCTTCTTCGAAAATCTGTTCCGCAGCGCCGACTACTACGACCTTTCCAGCGTCGGCCGCTACAAGCTGAACTCCCGCCTGGGGCTGGACCAGTCCATCGAGCTGCGCACCTTGACCAACGAGGACATCCTCAAGGCCATCAAGATGCTCACCAAGCTCAAGGACTCCCACGGCCCGGCCGACGACATCGACCACTTGGGCAACCGCCGCGTGCGGCCCGTGGGCGAGTTGGTGGAGAATCAGTACCGCATCGGCCTGGTGCGCATGGAGCGGGCCATCAAGGAGCGCATGAGCCTGCAGGAAGTGGCCACGCTCATGCCCCACGACCTGATCAACCCCAAGCCCGTGGCCGCGGTGCTCAAGGAGTTCTTCGGAACCTCCCAGCTTTCGCAGTTCATGGACCAGACCAACCCGCTCTCCGAGGTCACTCACAAGCGTCGTCTCTCGGCCCTGGGCCCCGGCGGCCTGACCCGTGAGCGCGCGGGCTTCGAAGTGCGCGACGTGCACGCCAGCCATTACGGCCGCATCTGCCCCATCGAGACGCCGGAAGGCCCGAACATCGGCCTCATCGTTTCCCTGACCACCTTCGCCAAGGTCAACGACTTCGGCTTCATCGAAACCCCGTTCCGGGTGGTCAAGGAGAACAAGGTCACCAACGAGGTGGTCTACCTGGACGCCTCGCGCGAGGCCGACGAGGTGGTCGCCCAGGCCAGCGTGGAGCTGAACCCCGACGGCAGCTTCGTCCACGACATCATCACCGCCCGCACCGAGGGCGACGTGTCCATGGTCCCGAGCACCGAGGTGACGCTGCAGGACATCAGCCCGAGCCAGATCGTCTCGGTGTCCGCGGCCCTCATCCCGTTCCTGGAACATGACGACGCCAACCGCGCCCTCATGGGCTCGAACATGCAGCGCCAGGCCGTGCCCCTGCTGCGCGCCGAGCAGCCCCTGGTGGGCACCGGCGTGGAGGCCGACGTGGCGCGCGATTCCGGCGCCTGTCTTCTGGCCGCCGGCGACGGCGTGATCCATTACGCCGACTCCGAGCGGATCATCGTGAACTACGACGGCAACGTGGCCCAGAACAGCGGCGGCGCCGTGCACTATGAGCTGCTCAAGTGGCACAAGTCCAACCAGAACTCCTGCTTCGGCCAGGTTCCCCGCGTGGGACTCGGACAGCGGGTGCGCAAGGGCGACGTGCTCGCCGACGGCCCGGCCATCCGGGACGGCGAGCTGGCGCTCGGCAAGAACCTCCTGGTGGCCTTCATGCCCTGGTGCGGCTACAACTACGAAGACTCGATCCTCATCTCCGAGCGCACGGTGAAGGAGGACACCTTCACCTCCATCCACATCGAGGAATTCGAGGTGGTGGCCCGCGACACCAAGCTCGGCCCCGAGGAGATCACCCGGGACATCTCCAACGTCTCCGAGGAGATGCTTCGCAACCTCGACGAGTGCGGCATCATCCGCCTGGGCGCGCGAGTCAAGGCCGACGACATCCTGGTCGGCAAGATCACGCCCAAGGGCGAAACGCAGCTCACCCCCGAGGAGAAGCTTCTGCGCGCCATCTTCGGCGACAAGGCGCGCGACGTGAAGAACACCTCCCTCAAGGTTCCGCCGGGAATCGAGGGAACCATCGTGGACGTGAAGGTCTTCAACCGCCGCTCGGGCGAAAAGGACGAGCGCACCCAGGAGATCGAACGCTACGAGCTGGACAAGTTCGACATGAAGGAGCTCAAGCACATCGCGGCCCTCACCGACCAGTGCCGGGAGAAGATCTGGCTCTCGGTGGAAGGCAAGGAGGTCGACCAGGCCCTGCCCGGCAAGAAGAAGGGCGAGGTTCTGCTGGCGGCCGGCAAGCCCATGACCCGCGAGGTGCTCTTCGACGTGCCGCTGAAGAAGCTGGCGGGCCTGTTCAAGGACAAGGACGCCAACGAGGCCGTGCGGAACATCCTGGCCGACTACGACCGCCAGGTGAAATACATCAAGACCGTCTACGACGTGAAGCGTGAGAAGGTCACCGAGGGCGACGACCTGCCCCCCGGCGTGATCAAGATGGTCAAGGTCTACGTGGCCGTGAAGCGCAAGCTCTCGGTGGGCGACAAGATGGCCGGACGCCACGGCAACAAGGGCGTCGTGTCCTGCATCCTGCCCGAGGAGGACATGCCCTTCTTCGCCAACGGCAAGCCCGTGGACATCGTGCTCAACCCCCTGGGCGTGCCTTCGCGCATGAACATCGGCCAGATCATGGAGACGCACCTGGGCTGGGCCGGTCTGGAACTGGGCCGCCAGCTGAGCCAGATGCTCGAGGACGGCGAGGTCTATACGAAGATCCGTCAGGACGTGAAGGACGTGTTCGACTCCCCCGAGATCAGCGCCCTGGTGGACTCCATGAACGACGAGGAGTTCGCCCAGTCCGTGCGCAGCCTGAAGAACGGCGTGGTCACCAAGACCCCGGTGTTCGACGGCGCCTCCGAGGATGAGATCTGGGGCTGGCTGACCAAGGCCGGCCTGCCCGACGACGGCAAGGTCGTGCTCTACGACGGCCGCACCGGCGAGCCCTTCCACAACCGGGTCACGGTGGGCGTCATGTACATGCTGAAGCTCCACCACCTGGTCGACGAGAAGATCCACGCCAGGAGCACCGGTCCTTACTCCCTGGTCACGCAGCAGCCCCTGGGCGGCAAGGCCCAGTTCGGCGGCCAGCGTCTGGGCGAAATGGAAGTCTGGGCCCTGGAGGCTTACGGCGCCGCGCATCTGCTGCAGGAGTTCCTCACGGTCAAGTCCGATGACGTGGCCGGACGTGTGAAGATGTATGAAAAGATCGTCAAGGGCGACAACTTCCTGGAAGCCGGTCTGCCCGAATCCTTCAACGTTCTGGTCAAGGAGCTCATGTCCTTGGGCCTGGACGTGAATCTGGTCCAGGACGAGAAGAAGAAGCTTCAGCCTTCGCCGCGCCCGTCCTTCTAG
- the rpsG gene encoding 30S ribosomal protein S7 codes for MPRKGSVAKRHVLPDPVYGSRLAAKFINRLMLQGKKSTAERIFYQALDNLGEKANEDALKAFEKAVDNVKPYVEVKSRRVGGATYQVPVEVRPDRQIALAIRWLINYSRGRGEKGMVARLSGELIDAFNNRGGAVKKREDVHKMAEANKAFAHYRW; via the coding sequence ATGCCCCGTAAGGGTTCCGTGGCCAAGCGCCACGTCCTTCCTGATCCTGTCTACGGCAGTCGTCTCGCCGCCAAGTTCATCAACCGCCTCATGCTCCAGGGCAAGAAGAGCACGGCGGAGCGCATTTTCTACCAGGCTCTGGACAACCTCGGCGAAAAGGCCAACGAGGACGCCCTCAAGGCTTTCGAGAAGGCCGTGGACAACGTGAAGCCGTACGTTGAGGTCAAGTCCCGCCGTGTGGGCGGCGCCACCTATCAGGTGCCCGTCGAAGTCCGTCCCGACCGTCAGATCGCCCTGGCCATCCGTTGGCTCATCAACTACTCCCGGGGGCGCGGCGAGAAGGGCATGGTCGCCCGTCTTTCCGGTGAACTGATCGACGCCTTCAACAACCGTGGCGGCGCCGTGAAAAAGCGCGAAGACGTCCACAAGATGGCCGAGGCCAACAAAGCCTTCGCCCACTACCGCTGGTAG
- the rpsL gene encoding 30S ribosomal protein S12 → MPTINQLIRKERKQVLKRKKTPALLECPQRRGVCTRVYTTTPKKPNSALRKVARVRLTNGIEVTAYIPGEGHNLQEHSVVLIRGGRVKDLPGVRYHIVRGTLDTAGVADRRQGRSKYGAKRPK, encoded by the coding sequence ATGCCCACCATCAATCAGTTGATTCGCAAGGAGCGCAAGCAGGTTCTCAAGCGCAAGAAGACGCCTGCGCTGCTTGAGTGTCCTCAGCGCCGCGGCGTGTGCACCCGCGTGTACACGACCACGCCCAAAAAGCCGAACTCGGCCTTGCGCAAGGTCGCCCGTGTGCGCCTGACCAACGGTATCGAGGTCACGGCCTATATTCCGGGTGAAGGCCACAACCTTCAGGAGCACTCCGTGGTCCTCATTCGCGGTGGCCGCGTCAAGGACTTGCCCGGTGTGCGTTACCACATCGTGCGCGGCACGCTGGACACGGCCGGGGTGGCGGATCGCCGCCAGGGCCGTTCCAAGTACGGCGCGAAGCGCCCGAAGTAG
- the rpoC gene encoding DNA-directed RNA polymerase subunit beta': protein MTLDDLFSMRGSPATTLVGRNLKAIQISIASPEKIREWSFGEVKKPETINYRTFKPERDGLFCAKIFGPVKDYECNCGKYKRMKHRGIVCEKCGVEVIASKVRRERMGHIELAAPVAHIWFLKTLPSKIGTLLDITMADLEKVLYFDSYIVLEPGDTPLKRLQVISEDQYLQVIDHYGEDAITVGMGAESIRKLLEAIDLEALRVELRDESQSTRSQTKKKKLTKRLKIVEAFLESGNRPEWMIMEVIPVIPPELRPLVPLDGGRFATSDLNDLYRRVINRNNRLKRLIELGAPEIIIRNEKRMLQEAVDALFDNGRRGRAITGTNGRPLKSLSDMIKGKQGRFRQNLLGKRVDYSGRSVIVVGPSLKLHQCGLPKKMALELFKPFIYAELERREIATTIKSAKKMVEREDLVVWDILEDVVREYPIMLNRAPTLHRLGIQSFEPLLVEGKAIQLHPLVCSAYNADFDGDQMAVHVPLSVEAQIECRVLMMSSNNILSPANGQPIINPSQDIVLGLYYLTTARSFERGEGMVFTAPWEVIAAHNAGILGLHARIKCRIEGKLLETTTGRVIAGEILPEQMPFETVNTVLNKKNIGRLVSDAYRSAGTKATVILCDRLKSLGYEYATRAGVSIGVKDLKIPDRKAPLLDAANREVTDIEAQYRDGIITRTEKYNKVVDVWTKVTNDVSTEMMKEMSTDVVRDSRTGKEEVNASFNPIYMMATSGARGNQDQMRQLAGMRGLMAKPSGEIIETPITASFREGLSVLQYFISTHGARKGLADTALKTANSGYLTRRLVDVVQDVTVSEIDCGTVDGLEIGHYIKGGEIKQRLAERVLGRITMFDVYDEETGEILIPGNTLIDENYAVKLDEAGVNTVVIRSGLTCKSNHGVCAMCYGRDLARGHLVNVGETVGIIAAQSIGEPGTQLTMRTFHIGGTASRVIEQSSIETQHQGRITFSRMRTVTNTEGHQLVLGKSCQVAVVDEQGREREKYVLPSGARLLVSEGQAVKKSTPIAEWDPFNEPFVSDVTGTVRFTDIIEGKTFQERVDEVTQRATYTIMEYRTTSYRPSLSIVDEKGKPVTRPGSASTAVFPMPVGAILMVKDGDTISAGDIIARKPRESSKTKDIVGGLPRVAELFEVRKPKELAVVSEIDGTVAFGPETKGKRKIVVTPETGEPKEYLIPKGKHITAQEGDFVNAGDQLTEGYPDLHDILKIKGEKALARYLVEEIQDVYRFQGVNINDKHIEVIVRQMLKKVSILDPGDTGFLVGEQVDKQRFMEENMAAMAKGVKPATAETLVLGITQASLSTDSFISAASFQETTKVLTEASLQGKADSLRGLKENVIVGRLIPAGTGYRPYVDAEIAVPEQPERPDKFLEELEDNPLLVDQEQ, encoded by the coding sequence ATGACCTTGGACGATCTGTTCAGTATGCGGGGATCGCCGGCTACCACGCTGGTGGGCCGTAACTTGAAAGCCATCCAGATCTCCATCGCCTCTCCGGAGAAGATCCGGGAGTGGAGCTTCGGCGAAGTCAAGAAGCCGGAGACCATCAACTACCGCACCTTCAAGCCGGAGCGGGACGGCCTGTTCTGCGCCAAGATCTTCGGCCCGGTGAAGGACTACGAGTGCAACTGCGGCAAGTACAAGCGCATGAAGCACCGGGGCATCGTCTGCGAGAAATGCGGCGTCGAGGTCATCGCCTCCAAGGTGCGCCGCGAGCGCATGGGCCACATCGAGTTGGCCGCGCCGGTGGCCCACATCTGGTTCCTGAAAACCCTGCCCTCCAAGATCGGCACATTGCTCGACATCACCATGGCCGATCTGGAGAAGGTGCTTTACTTCGACTCCTATATCGTTCTCGAACCGGGTGACACGCCGCTCAAGCGGCTGCAGGTGATCTCCGAGGACCAGTACCTCCAGGTCATCGACCACTACGGCGAGGACGCCATCACGGTGGGCATGGGCGCGGAGAGCATCCGCAAGCTCCTGGAAGCCATCGACCTGGAGGCCCTGCGCGTCGAACTGCGCGACGAGTCCCAGAGCACGCGCTCCCAGACCAAGAAGAAGAAACTCACCAAGCGGCTGAAGATCGTGGAGGCCTTCCTGGAATCCGGCAACCGGCCGGAGTGGATGATCATGGAGGTCATCCCGGTCATTCCGCCCGAGCTGCGCCCCCTGGTCCCCCTGGATGGCGGCCGTTTCGCCACCTCGGATCTGAATGACCTCTACCGCCGCGTGATCAACCGCAACAATCGCCTCAAACGGCTCATCGAGCTGGGCGCGCCGGAGATCATCATCCGCAACGAGAAGCGGATGCTCCAGGAGGCCGTGGACGCCCTGTTCGACAACGGCCGCCGCGGCCGGGCCATCACCGGCACCAACGGCCGCCCGCTGAAGTCCCTCTCGGACATGATCAAGGGCAAACAGGGCCGTTTCCGTCAGAACCTCCTGGGCAAGCGTGTGGACTACTCCGGCCGTTCGGTCATCGTGGTCGGCCCGAGCCTCAAGCTGCACCAGTGCGGCCTGCCCAAGAAGATGGCCCTGGAGCTGTTCAAGCCGTTCATCTACGCCGAGCTGGAGCGCCGCGAGATCGCCACGACCATCAAGAGCGCCAAGAAGATGGTCGAGCGCGAGGATCTGGTGGTCTGGGACATCCTTGAGGACGTGGTCCGCGAGTACCCGATCATGCTCAACCGCGCCCCGACCCTGCACCGCCTGGGCATCCAGTCCTTCGAGCCGCTGCTCGTCGAGGGCAAGGCCATCCAGCTGCATCCGCTCGTCTGCTCGGCCTACAACGCCGACTTCGACGGCGACCAGATGGCCGTGCATGTGCCGCTCTCGGTCGAGGCCCAGATCGAGTGCCGGGTGCTCATGATGAGCTCCAACAACATCCTCTCGCCGGCCAACGGCCAGCCGATCATCAACCCGAGCCAGGACATCGTGCTCGGTCTCTACTACCTGACCACGGCCCGCAGCTTCGAGCGGGGCGAGGGCATGGTCTTCACCGCGCCCTGGGAGGTCATCGCCGCGCACAACGCTGGCATCCTGGGCCTGCACGCGCGGATCAAGTGCCGCATCGAGGGCAAGCTCCTGGAAACCACCACCGGCCGCGTCATCGCCGGGGAGATCCTGCCCGAGCAGATGCCCTTCGAGACCGTGAACACGGTCCTGAACAAGAAGAACATCGGCCGCTTGGTTTCCGACGCCTACCGCAGCGCGGGCACCAAGGCCACGGTCATTCTCTGCGACCGCCTCAAGTCCCTGGGCTACGAGTACGCCACCCGGGCGGGCGTCTCCATCGGCGTCAAGGATCTCAAGATCCCGGACCGCAAGGCTCCGCTGCTGGACGCCGCCAACCGCGAGGTCACGGACATCGAGGCCCAGTACCGCGACGGCATCATCACCCGCACGGAGAAGTACAACAAGGTCGTGGACGTCTGGACCAAGGTCACCAACGACGTCTCCACCGAGATGATGAAGGAGATGTCCACGGACGTGGTCCGCGACTCCCGGACGGGCAAGGAAGAGGTCAACGCCAGCTTCAACCCGATCTACATGATGGCCACCTCCGGCGCCCGAGGCAATCAGGATCAGATGCGCCAGCTGGCCGGCATGCGCGGCCTCATGGCCAAGCCTTCCGGCGAGATCATCGAGACGCCCATCACGGCTTCCTTCCGCGAGGGCCTTTCGGTTCTCCAGTACTTCATCTCCACGCACGGCGCGCGCAAGGGCTTGGCCGACACCGCGCTCAAGACGGCCAACTCCGGTTACCTGACCCGCCGTCTGGTGGACGTGGTCCAGGACGTGACCGTCTCGGAGATCGACTGCGGCACCGTGGACGGCCTGGAGATCGGCCACTACATCAAGGGCGGCGAGATCAAGCAGCGCCTGGCCGAGCGCGTCCTGGGCCGGATCACCATGTTCGACGTCTATGACGAGGAGACGGGCGAGATCCTCATCCCCGGCAACACCCTCATCGACGAGAACTACGCGGTCAAGCTGGATGAGGCGGGCGTGAACACGGTCGTCATCCGCTCCGGTCTGACCTGCAAGAGCAACCACGGCGTCTGCGCCATGTGTTACGGCCGTGATCTGGCCCGCGGGCACCTGGTCAACGTGGGCGAGACGGTCGGCATCATCGCCGCCCAGTCCATCGGCGAGCCCGGCACCCAGCTGACCATGCGCACGTTCCACATCGGTGGTACGGCCAGCCGCGTCATCGAGCAGTCGAGCATCGAGACGCAGCATCAGGGCCGGATCACCTTCTCGCGCATGCGCACCGTCACCAACACCGAAGGTCATCAACTGGTGCTCGGCAAGAGCTGCCAGGTGGCCGTGGTGGACGAGCAGGGCAGGGAGCGTGAGAAGTACGTCCTGCCTTCGGGCGCGCGCCTGCTGGTCAGCGAGGGCCAGGCGGTGAAGAAGAGTACGCCCATCGCCGAATGGGACCCCTTCAACGAGCCGTTCGTCTCGGACGTGACGGGCACCGTGCGCTTCACGGACATCATCGAAGGCAAGACCTTCCAGGAACGCGTGGACGAGGTGACCCAGCGGGCCACGTACACCATCATGGAGTACCGCACCACGAGCTACCGCCCCTCGCTGTCCATCGTGGACGAGAAGGGCAAGCCCGTGACCCGGCCCGGCAGCGCCAGCACGGCCGTGTTTCCCATGCCCGTGGGCGCCATCCTCATGGTCAAGGACGGAGACACGATCAGCGCCGGCGACATCATCGCCCGCAAACCCCGTGAATCCTCCAAGACGAAGGACATCGTCGGCGGTCTGCCGCGCGTCGCCGAGCTCTTCGAGGTGCGCAAGCCCAAGGAGCTGGCCGTGGTCTCGGAGATCGACGGCACCGTGGCCTTCGGCCCGGAAACCAAGGGCAAGCGCAAGATCGTGGTCACTCCGGAGACCGGCGAGCCCAAGGAATACCTCATTCCCAAGGGCAAGCACATCACGGCCCAGGAAGGGGACTTCGTGAACGCTGGAGATCAACTCACCGAAGGCTACCCGGACCTGCACGACATCCTCAAGATCAAGGGCGAGAAGGCCCTGGCCCGCTACCTCGTGGAGGAGATCCAGGACGTCTACCGCTTCCAGGGCGTGAACATCAACGACAAGCACATCGAGGTCATCGTGCGCCAGATGCTCAAGAAGGTGAGCATCCTCGACCCGGGCGACACGGGCTTCCTCGTGGGCGAGCAGGTCGACAAGCAGCGCTTCATGGAGGAGAACATGGCCGCCATGGCCAAGGGCGTCAAACCGGCCACGGCCGAAACCCTGGTTCTCGGCATCACCCAGGCCTCCCTGTCCACGGACTCGTTCATCTCCGCGGCCTCCTTCCAGGAGACCACCAAGGTTCTGACCGAGGCGTCCCTGCAGGGCAAGGCCGACTCCCTGCGAGGCCTCAAGGAGAACGTCATCGTCGGCCGGCTCATCCCGGCGGGCACCGGCTACCGTCCTTATGTGGACGCCGAGATCGCCGTGCCCGAGCAGCCTGAGCGGCCGGACAAGTTCCTGGAGGAGCTGGAGGACAATCCCCTGCTCGTGGACCAGGAGCAATAG